A genomic window from Nitrososphaerales archaeon includes:
- a CDS encoding NADH-quinone oxidoreductase subunit C, translated as MEDQLIKKISEELKDSIEEARVLGPKRLLIKTLPKMHRDVIKYLKDKYSATHLITITGVDFKDFIELTYLLWCYGPATVAMVKTRLPRDNPEIETILDIIPGALLYEREVHDLLGVFFKNHPNLERTFLPEDWPDGVYPLRKDVRFDQI; from the coding sequence ATGGAAGATCAACTCATCAAAAAGATTTCAGAGGAATTGAAAGACTCAATTGAAGAGGCTAGAGTTTTAGGACCGAAGAGGCTTCTCATCAAAACTCTTCCAAAGATGCATAGGGATGTCATTAAATACCTCAAGGATAAATACTCTGCCACACATCTAATTACGATAACTGGTGTAGACTTTAAAGACTTTATAGAATTGACCTATCTTCTATGGTGTTATGGTCCAGCTACGGTCGCTATGGTAAAGACTCGATTACCCAGAGATAACCCCGAAATCGAGACCATATTAGATATAATACCCGGAGCCTTGCTTTATGAGCGAGAAGTTCATGATCTTCTTGGCGTATTCTTTAAGAACCATCCGAATTTGGAAAGGACCTTTCTACCCGAAGATTGGCCCGATGGTGTCTATCCTCTAAGGAAGGATGTGAGGTTCGATCAGATATGA